From Pseudonocardia autotrophica, one genomic window encodes:
- a CDS encoding succinate dehydrogenase/fumarate reductase iron-sulfur subunit, with the protein MKLTLKVWRQRDSVDKGRLSTYEVDADEDMSFLEMLDVLNERLILSGDEPVAFDHDCREGICGACSMVIDGQPHGPQRATTTCQLHMRHYNDGDTIVVEPFRSGSFPVIKDLIVDRGAFDKIIQAGGYVSVNTGSAPEANANAVPKAHADRSFAAANCIGCGACVAACPNGSASLFLGAKLTHLGELPQGQPERYDRVVNMVEMHEDAGFGGCTNTGACAVACPKEIPLDVISQLNRDYLGATVGGRRK; encoded by the coding sequence AAGGTCTGGCGGCAGCGCGACTCGGTCGACAAGGGCCGCCTCTCCACCTACGAGGTCGACGCCGACGAGGACATGTCGTTCCTCGAGATGCTCGACGTGCTCAACGAGCGGCTGATCCTGTCCGGCGACGAGCCGGTCGCGTTCGACCACGACTGCCGTGAGGGCATCTGCGGTGCCTGCAGCATGGTGATCGACGGCCAGCCGCACGGCCCGCAGCGGGCGACCACCACCTGCCAGCTGCACATGCGGCACTACAACGACGGCGACACCATCGTCGTCGAGCCGTTCCGGTCCGGCTCGTTCCCGGTGATCAAGGACCTGATCGTCGACCGCGGTGCCTTCGACAAGATCATCCAGGCCGGTGGGTACGTCTCGGTGAACACCGGTTCGGCACCCGAGGCGAACGCGAACGCGGTGCCCAAGGCGCACGCCGACCGCTCGTTCGCGGCGGCGAACTGCATCGGCTGCGGTGCCTGCGTTGCGGCGTGCCCGAACGGATCGGCGTCGCTGTTCCTGGGGGCCAAGCTGACCCACCTGGGGGAGCTGCCGCAGGGCCAGCCGGAGCGTTACGACCGGGTCGTCAACATGGTCGAGATGCACGAGGACGCCGGCTTCGGCGGCTGCACCAACACCGGTGCCTGCGCGGTGGCCTGCCCGAAGGAGATCCCGCTCGACGTGATCTCGCAGCTCAACCGGGACTACCTCGGCGCGACCGTGGGTGGCCGCAGGAAGTGA
- the gdhA gene encoding NADP-specific glutamate dehydrogenase — MHATLESIHQRVLDRNPGESEFHQAVREVLESIGPAVDKHPEYAQARIVERICEPERQIIFRVPWEDDDGDIHINRGFRVEFNSALGPFKGGLRFHPTVLLGTVKFLGFEQIFKNALTGLPIGGAKGGSDFDPRGRSDREVMRFCQSFMTELHRHLGEYTDVPAGDMGVGARELGFLFGQYKRITNRYESGVLTGKALSFGGAQVRREATGYGCTYFAQRALELRGDSLEGKDVVVSGSGNVAVYAVEKVHQLGGRVVAVSDSGGVVHDPKGIDLEVLKDLKEVRRERISGYTDRIGHAEFSSTRSIWDVPCQVALPSATQNELDADGARALAKGGCLLVAEGANMPTTPDAVRVLREAGVVFAPGKAANAGGVAASALEMQQNASRDSWSFEYSEDRLREIMTDVHDRCHDTAAEYGCPGDYVAGANIAGYARVAEAMLALGLI; from the coding sequence ATGCACGCCACACTGGAGTCGATCCACCAGCGGGTACTGGACCGCAATCCCGGGGAGTCCGAGTTCCACCAGGCCGTCCGGGAGGTGCTCGAGAGCATCGGCCCCGCGGTGGACAAGCACCCGGAGTACGCCCAGGCGCGGATAGTCGAGCGGATCTGCGAGCCCGAGCGACAGATCATCTTCCGGGTGCCGTGGGAGGACGACGACGGTGACATCCACATCAACCGTGGGTTCCGGGTGGAGTTCAACAGCGCGCTCGGGCCGTTCAAGGGCGGACTGCGCTTCCACCCGACGGTGCTGCTGGGGACCGTCAAGTTCCTCGGCTTCGAGCAGATCTTCAAGAACGCGCTGACCGGGCTGCCGATCGGCGGCGCCAAGGGTGGCTCGGACTTCGATCCGCGCGGCCGGTCGGACCGCGAGGTCATGCGCTTCTGCCAGAGCTTCATGACCGAGCTGCACCGCCACCTCGGCGAGTACACCGACGTCCCGGCCGGTGACATGGGTGTCGGTGCCCGGGAGCTCGGCTTCCTGTTCGGCCAGTACAAGCGGATCACCAACCGCTACGAGTCCGGCGTGCTCACCGGCAAGGCGCTGTCCTTCGGCGGCGCCCAGGTCCGCCGGGAGGCGACCGGCTACGGCTGCACCTACTTCGCGCAACGGGCCCTGGAGCTGCGCGGGGACTCCCTGGAGGGCAAGGACGTCGTCGTCTCCGGCTCCGGGAACGTCGCCGTGTACGCCGTGGAGAAGGTGCACCAGCTCGGCGGCCGGGTGGTGGCCGTGTCCGACTCCGGCGGCGTCGTGCACGACCCCAAGGGCATCGATCTCGAGGTGCTCAAGGACCTCAAGGAGGTCCGCCGGGAACGGATCAGCGGCTACACCGATCGGATCGGGCACGCCGAGTTCTCGTCGACCCGGTCGATCTGGGACGTTCCCTGCCAGGTCGCGCTGCCCTCGGCCACCCAGAACGAGCTGGACGCCGACGGGGCCCGCGCACTGGCCAAGGGCGGCTGTCTGCTCGTCGCCGAGGGCGCGAACATGCCGACCACCCCGGACGCGGTGCGGGTGCTGCGCGAGGCCGGCGTGGTCTTCGCGCCGGGCAAGGCCGCCAACGCCGGTGGGGTCGCCGCATCCGCGCTGGAGATGCAGCAGAACGCCTCGCGCGACTCGTGGAGCTTCGAGTACTCGGAGGACCGGCTGCGCGAGATCATGACCGATGTGCACGACCGCTGTCACGACACCGCGGCCGAGTACGGCTGTCCCGGTGACTACGTGGCCGGTGCGAACATCGCCGGTTACGCCCGGGTCGCCGAGGCGATGCTGGCGCTCGGGCTGATCTGA
- a CDS encoding fumarate reductase/succinate dehydrogenase flavoprotein subunit — MTDEQIERHEYDVVVIGAGGAGLRAAIEARLQGKRTAIISKSLFGKAHTVMAEGGCAASMGNANPNDNWSVHFRDTMRGGKFLNNWRMAELHATEAPDRVWELETYGALFDRTEDGKISQRNFGGHTYPRLAHVGDRTGLELIRTLQQKVVSLQQEDFAETGDYESRIRVFHECTITELFTTSPGPGVPDGRPAIAGCFGYFRNDGRFVRFDAPAIVLATGGVGKSYSVTSNSWEYTGDGHALALRAGATLINMEFLQFHPTGMVWPPSVRGLLVTESVRGDGGVLRNTDGKRFMFEYVPDVFKEQYATSEEEGDRWYTDPDNNRRPPELLPRDEVARAINSEVKAGRGTEHGGVFLDVSTRLKPEEILKRLPSMHHQFKELADVDITSEPMEVGPTCHYVMGGVEVEPDTAMSKVPGLFAAGEVAGGMHGSNRLGGNSLSDLLVFGRRAGLHAAQHADAGRPAVAEADVAAALERAMLPFSSAAEGGENPFVVQQELQKTMHELVGIIRKGEEMELALKKLEDIATRTRTVSVEGHRRFNPGWHLALDLRNMLLVALCTGKAALERQESRGGHTRDDFPVMDSDWRHLLLVCSALGEDGIELTRQEQIPMRPDLFDLFELDELKKYYTGDELGGHRAGAGAGSGSGEGQA; from the coding sequence ATGACCGACGAGCAGATCGAACGTCACGAGTACGACGTCGTGGTGATCGGGGCCGGCGGCGCCGGCCTGCGTGCCGCGATCGAGGCCCGGCTGCAGGGCAAGCGCACCGCGATCATCTCCAAGTCGCTGTTCGGCAAGGCGCACACCGTGATGGCCGAGGGCGGCTGCGCGGCGTCGATGGGCAACGCCAACCCGAACGACAACTGGTCGGTGCACTTCCGGGACACGATGCGCGGCGGCAAGTTCCTGAACAACTGGCGGATGGCCGAGCTGCACGCCACCGAGGCCCCGGACCGGGTCTGGGAGCTGGAGACCTACGGCGCGCTGTTCGACCGCACCGAGGACGGGAAGATCAGCCAGCGCAACTTCGGCGGGCACACCTACCCGCGGCTCGCGCACGTCGGTGACCGCACCGGCCTGGAGCTGATCCGCACCCTGCAGCAGAAGGTCGTCTCGCTGCAGCAGGAGGACTTCGCCGAGACCGGCGACTACGAGTCCCGGATCCGGGTCTTCCACGAGTGCACGATCACCGAGCTGTTCACCACCAGCCCGGGCCCGGGTGTCCCGGACGGTCGACCGGCGATCGCCGGCTGCTTCGGTTACTTCCGCAACGACGGCCGGTTCGTCCGGTTCGACGCACCGGCGATCGTGCTGGCAACCGGTGGGGTCGGGAAGAGCTACTCGGTCACCTCGAACTCCTGGGAGTACACCGGCGACGGGCACGCGCTGGCCCTGCGCGCCGGCGCGACGCTGATCAACATGGAGTTCCTGCAGTTCCACCCGACGGGCATGGTGTGGCCGCCGTCGGTGCGTGGCCTGCTGGTCACCGAGTCGGTCCGCGGTGACGGCGGGGTGCTGCGCAACACCGACGGCAAGCGGTTCATGTTCGAGTACGTGCCGGACGTGTTCAAGGAGCAGTACGCCACCTCCGAGGAGGAGGGCGACCGCTGGTACACCGATCCGGACAACAACCGGCGCCCACCGGAGCTGCTGCCCCGCGACGAGGTGGCCCGGGCGATCAACTCCGAGGTCAAGGCCGGGCGCGGGACCGAGCACGGTGGGGTGTTCCTCGACGTGTCGACCCGGCTCAAGCCCGAGGAGATCCTCAAGCGGCTGCCGTCGATGCATCACCAGTTCAAGGAGCTGGCCGACGTCGACATCACCTCCGAGCCGATGGAGGTCGGCCCGACCTGTCACTACGTGATGGGCGGCGTCGAGGTCGAGCCGGACACCGCGATGTCGAAGGTTCCCGGCCTGTTCGCCGCGGGCGAGGTCGCGGGCGGCATGCACGGTTCGAACCGGCTCGGCGGCAACTCGCTGTCGGACCTGCTGGTGTTCGGCCGTCGCGCCGGACTGCACGCCGCGCAGCACGCCGACGCGGGCCGGCCCGCCGTGGCCGAGGCCGACGTCGCCGCCGCGCTGGAGCGGGCGATGCTGCCGTTCTCCAGCGCCGCCGAGGGCGGGGAGAACCCGTTCGTCGTGCAGCAGGAGCTGCAGAAGACGATGCACGAGCTCGTCGGGATCATCCGCAAGGGCGAGGAGATGGAGCTCGCCCTGAAGAAGCTCGAGGACATCGCCACCCGCACCCGCACCGTCTCGGTGGAGGGACACCGGCGGTTCAACCCGGGCTGGCACCTGGCCCTGGACCTGCGCAACATGCTGCTCGTCGCGCTGTGCACCGGGAAGGCGGCGCTGGAGCGCCAGGAGTCCCGCGGCGGGCACACCCGCGACGACTTCCCGGTGATGGACTCGGACTGGCGGCACCTGCTGCTGGTCTGCAGTGCGCTGGGGGAGGACGGGATCGAGCTCACCCGCCAGGAGCAGATCCCGATGCGGCCGGACCTGTTCGACCTGTTCGAGCTCGACGAGCTGAAGAAGTACTACACCGGTGACGAGCTGGGCGGCCACCGCGCCGGCGCCGGCGCCGGCTCCGGTTCCGGGGAGGGCCAGGCATGA
- a CDS encoding succinate dehydrogenase/fumarate reductase iron-sulfur subunit → MTSTEKGTHLQHFRVWRGDDTKGELVDYPVEVNEGEVVLDIIHRLQATEANDLAVRWNCKAGKCGSCSAEINGRPRLLCMTRMNTFAVDEVVTVTPLRTFPVIRDLVTDVSFNYTKAREIPSFTPPEGLEPGEYRMQQIDVERSQEFRKCIECYLCQNTCHVVRDHEENKEAFAGPRYLMRVAELDMHPLDAHGNRAAEAQEEHGLGFCNITKCCTEVCPEHIKITDNALIPMKERAVDRKYDPLVWLGDKIFRRKDS, encoded by the coding sequence ATGACCAGCACGGAGAAGGGCACCCACCTCCAGCACTTCCGCGTCTGGCGTGGCGACGACACCAAGGGCGAGCTCGTCGACTACCCGGTCGAGGTGAACGAGGGCGAGGTCGTCCTCGACATCATCCACCGGCTGCAGGCCACCGAGGCGAACGATCTCGCCGTGCGCTGGAACTGCAAGGCCGGCAAGTGCGGATCCTGCTCGGCGGAGATCAACGGCCGGCCCCGGCTGCTCTGCATGACCCGGATGAACACCTTCGCCGTGGACGAGGTCGTGACGGTCACGCCGCTGCGGACCTTCCCGGTGATCCGGGACCTGGTGACCGACGTGTCGTTCAACTACACGAAGGCCCGGGAGATCCCCTCGTTCACCCCGCCGGAGGGGCTGGAGCCGGGGGAGTACCGGATGCAGCAGATCGACGTCGAGCGGAGCCAGGAGTTCCGCAAGTGCATCGAGTGCTACCTGTGCCAGAACACCTGCCACGTGGTCCGCGACCACGAGGAGAACAAGGAGGCGTTCGCCGGTCCGCGCTACCTGATGCGGGTGGCCGAGCTGGACATGCACCCGCTCGACGCGCACGGCAACCGGGCCGCCGAGGCGCAGGAGGAGCACGGTCTGGGCTTCTGCAACATCACCAAGTGCTGCACCGAGGTCTGCCCCGAGCACATCAAGATCACCGACAACGCGTTGATCCCGATGAAGGAACGGGCGGTCGACCGCAAGTACGATCCGCTCGTCTGGCTGGGGGACAAGATCTTCCGCCGCAAGGACTCCTGA
- a CDS encoding LacI family DNA-binding transcriptional regulator, translating to MSRRRPTMKDVAEHANVSVSTVSYVLNDSGPVAQERRNRVLDAIRLLDYSPNQSARSLKRRSASTVAMVVPDLTNQFFALVTEGVQRAASSLDVLVVLIVPDGTEAAEEKQAKLLRSQRVDGVIYLSGTGSMPASIYDLARSGPVVLVDEQIPGRDLPAVICDSRRGAREVATYVLDQGHRRLAVVGGPPALWTAQQRLAGYREAFAWAGIDPDSVPVYPGDYREESGAAAADTLLALPEAERPTALLCANDLMAIGAIERLTGHGLSVPRDISVAGFDDLPVSRMLTPKLTSVRQPAHEMGYRAAMALFRLIDGESETVDEQLPVTIQIRESVRPPR from the coding sequence GTGTCGCGCCGCCGCCCCACGATGAAGGACGTCGCCGAACACGCGAACGTCTCGGTCAGCACGGTGAGCTACGTGCTCAACGACAGCGGGCCGGTCGCGCAGGAGCGCCGCAACCGGGTGCTGGACGCGATCCGGCTGCTGGACTACTCGCCCAACCAGTCGGCCCGCAGTCTCAAGCGTCGCTCCGCCTCCACCGTGGCGATGGTCGTGCCCGACCTGACCAACCAGTTCTTCGCCCTGGTCACCGAGGGGGTACAGCGGGCCGCGTCGTCGCTCGACGTGCTGGTCGTGCTGATCGTCCCGGATGGGACCGAGGCGGCCGAGGAGAAGCAGGCGAAGCTGCTGCGCAGCCAGCGTGTCGACGGGGTGATCTACCTGTCGGGCACCGGATCGATGCCCGCGTCGATCTACGATCTGGCCCGCTCCGGCCCGGTCGTGCTGGTCGACGAGCAGATCCCCGGCCGCGACCTGCCCGCGGTCATCTGCGACTCCCGGCGCGGTGCGCGTGAGGTCGCGACGTACGTCCTGGATCAGGGGCACCGGCGGCTCGCCGTGGTCGGCGGCCCACCCGCGCTGTGGACGGCGCAGCAGCGTCTCGCCGGCTACCGGGAGGCCTTCGCCTGGGCCGGGATCGACCCGGACTCCGTCCCGGTGTATCCCGGTGACTACCGGGAGGAGTCGGGCGCCGCGGCGGCGGACACATTGCTCGCGCTGCCCGAGGCCGAGCGGCCGACGGCGCTGCTGTGCGCGAACGACCTGATGGCCATCGGGGCGATCGAGCGGCTCACCGGGCACGGTCTGTCGGTTCCGCGCGACATCAGCGTGGCCGGGTTCGACGACCTCCCGGTCTCGCGGATGCTCACGCCGAAGCTGACCAGCGTGCGCCAGCCGGCACACGAGATGGGCTACCGCGCGGCGATGGCGCTGTTCCGGCTGATCGACGGCGAGAGCGAGACCGTCGACGAGCAGCTCCCGGTCACGATCCAGATCCGCGAGAGCGTGCGACCTCCGAGGTGA
- a CDS encoding nicotinate phosphoribosyltransferase, with protein sequence MGYLDNLIINTDNYKHCHYPLYPPGTEYVSSYIESRGGAWPVTQFVGLQAYLRECLMRPVTLEDIDEAEFVVREQGMHFNRENWLGILNDHGGYLPVEIEAVPEGIVLPARNVLVQLINTDPKYFWATSFFETALLRAVWYPTTIGTVSWLSKMVIKEALARTSDNPQLLRNILHDYGARGVSSQQSAALGGLAHLVNFDQSDTVPGILAAKRFYNAGKVSNSGPNSEHAGFCAWGREHEADALRNMLQVFAPEGCALLLTDTYDHEHCVKKIIGVELREEVRNFPGLVGVRPDSGDIVQVTADTTEWLMESFGYETNSKGFKILPPFVRVVQGDGVNFHSLPQVYMELERRGLAADNAVFGMGGGLLQHWNRDTMNFGQKASAVRVNGEWRDIAKSPTGAGFKASKAGRLALKYENGTYTTVPKGSIPESENVLQPVFRDGKLLKKWDFTEVIANAERDVPEEYYIGHVGLMRTVSDETAVTAAIA encoded by the coding sequence ATGGGCTACCTGGACAACCTGATCATCAACACCGACAACTACAAGCACTGTCACTATCCGCTCTATCCGCCGGGTACGGAGTACGTGTCGAGTTACATCGAGTCGCGTGGTGGGGCGTGGCCGGTGACGCAGTTCGTGGGTCTGCAGGCGTATCTGCGGGAGTGTCTGATGCGGCCGGTCACGCTCGAGGACATCGATGAGGCCGAGTTCGTGGTGCGTGAGCAGGGGATGCATTTCAACCGGGAGAACTGGTTGGGGATCCTGAATGATCATGGCGGGTATCTGCCGGTGGAGATCGAGGCGGTCCCGGAGGGTATCGTGCTGCCGGCTCGTAATGTGTTGGTTCAGTTGATCAACACGGATCCGAAGTATTTCTGGGCGACGAGTTTCTTCGAGACGGCGTTGTTGCGTGCGGTGTGGTATCCGACGACGATCGGTACGGTGAGTTGGTTGTCGAAGATGGTGATCAAGGAGGCGTTGGCGCGTACTTCGGACAATCCGCAGTTGCTTCGTAATATTCTGCATGATTACGGTGCTCGTGGGGTGAGTTCGCAGCAGTCGGCGGCGTTGGGTGGGTTGGCGCATCTGGTGAATTTCGATCAGAGTGACACGGTTCCCGGGATCCTGGCGGCGAAGCGGTTCTACAACGCCGGCAAGGTCTCGAACTCCGGTCCGAACTCCGAGCACGCCGGGTTCTGCGCATGGGGGCGGGAGCACGAGGCCGACGCCCTGCGCAACATGCTGCAGGTGTTCGCCCCGGAGGGCTGCGCGCTGCTGCTGACCGACACCTACGACCACGAGCACTGTGTCAAGAAGATCATCGGCGTGGAGCTGAGGGAGGAGGTCCGCAACTTCCCCGGTCTGGTCGGTGTGCGGCCCGATTCCGGAGACATCGTGCAGGTCACCGCGGACACCACCGAGTGGCTGATGGAGTCGTTCGGTTACGAGACGAACAGCAAGGGGTTCAAGATCCTCCCGCCGTTCGTCCGGGTGGTGCAGGGTGACGGTGTGAACTTCCACAGTCTTCCGCAGGTCTACATGGAGCTGGAGCGTCGTGGTCTGGCTGCGGACAATGCGGTGTTCGGGATGGGTGGTGGTCTGTTGCAGCACTGGAATCGGGACACGATGAACTTCGGTCAGAAGGCTTCTGCGGTGCGGGTGAACGGTGAGTGGCGTGACATCGCCAAGTCGCCGACCGGTGCCGGGTTCAAGGCCTCCAAGGCCGGTCGGCTGGCCCTCAAGTATGAGAACGGTACTTACACCACGGTTCCGAAGGGTTCGATCCCGGAGTCGGAGAACGTGCTGCAGCCGGTGTTCCGTGACGGCAAGCTGCTCAAGAAGTGGGACTTCACCGAGGTGATCGCGAACGCCGAGCGGGACGTGCCGGAGGAGTACTACATCGGACACGTCGGCCTGATGCGGACGGTGTCGGACGAGACGGCCGTGACCGCCGCCATCGCCTGA
- a CDS encoding HAD family hydrolase, producing MKRLHVFDMDGTLLRGAASVELSRHLGRFEAADRIEQEWGRGEIGSVTFWERMLPLWRDVSEDRIDAAFRSSAWLDGVPEVFADIRGRGEMVAVISQSPHFFVRRLTGWGAHRTYGSAVEPGAAVAEDGLLTLQHKVDITTGLLDELGLQERDCVAYGDSTSDLLLFDRLPNTVGVNCNDEVRARASVCFTGDDLRGAYALGRQLLERAATGSGP from the coding sequence ATGAAGCGGCTGCACGTGTTCGACATGGACGGGACCCTGCTGCGTGGTGCGGCATCGGTGGAGCTGTCCCGCCACCTCGGCCGGTTCGAGGCGGCCGACCGCATCGAGCAGGAATGGGGCCGCGGCGAGATCGGATCGGTGACCTTCTGGGAGCGGATGCTGCCCTTGTGGCGCGACGTCTCAGAGGACCGGATCGACGCGGCGTTCCGGTCCTCGGCCTGGCTGGACGGCGTGCCCGAGGTGTTCGCCGACATCCGCGGCCGTGGTGAGATGGTCGCCGTCATCTCCCAGTCCCCGCACTTCTTCGTCCGACGGCTGACCGGCTGGGGAGCACACCGGACCTATGGGTCGGCCGTCGAACCCGGCGCAGCGGTCGCCGAGGACGGGCTGCTGACCCTGCAGCACAAGGTCGACATCACCACCGGCCTGCTCGACGAGCTCGGACTCCAGGAGCGCGACTGCGTCGCCTACGGAGACTCCACCTCGGACCTGCTGCTGTTCGACCGGCTCCCGAACACCGTCGGCGTGAACTGCAACGACGAGGTGCGGGCCAGGGCGTCGGTCTGCTTCACCGGAGACGACCTGCGCGGCGCCTATGCGCTGGGCAGGCAGCTGCTGGAGCGGGCCGCGACCGGGTCCGGCCCGTGA
- a CDS encoding LOG family protein, whose amino-acid sequence MTSISTLCVFCGSNPGRVPEYVAAARRLGALLADAGIGLVYGGASVGTMGELADAALERGGRVVGVIPEHQLAGEIAHDGLTELHVVGSMHERKAMMAELSDGFVTLPGGIGTLEEFAEALTWSQLGLHAKPVGLLDTAGYYRDLLAFFDHAVAEGFLRAADRALVRSGPDPETLLAELRAASAPTDRRWQPVGDDG is encoded by the coding sequence ATGACCTCGATCAGCACACTCTGCGTCTTCTGCGGTTCCAATCCCGGACGAGTTCCGGAATACGTCGCGGCCGCCCGCCGGCTCGGCGCGCTGCTCGCCGACGCGGGCATCGGGCTGGTCTACGGCGGCGCGAGCGTCGGGACGATGGGTGAGCTCGCCGACGCGGCGCTGGAGCGTGGCGGCCGGGTGGTCGGGGTGATCCCGGAGCATCAGCTGGCCGGCGAGATCGCGCACGACGGGCTGACCGAGCTGCACGTCGTCGGATCGATGCACGAGCGGAAGGCGATGATGGCCGAGCTGTCCGACGGGTTCGTCACGTTGCCCGGCGGGATCGGCACACTCGAGGAGTTCGCCGAGGCACTGACCTGGTCGCAGCTGGGTCTGCACGCCAAACCGGTCGGGCTGCTCGACACCGCCGGCTACTACCGGGACCTGCTGGCCTTCTTCGACCATGCCGTCGCCGAGGGGTTCCTGCGGGCCGCGGACCGCGCGCTCGTCCGCTCCGGGCCCGATCCGGAGACCCTGCTCGCCGAGCTGCGGGCTGCGAGCGCCCCGACGGACCGGCGCTGGCAACCGGTCGGCGACGACGGCTGA